Proteins from one Blattabacterium sp. (Blattella germanica) str. Bge genomic window:
- a CDS encoding aminotransferase class I/II-fold pyridoxal phosphate-dependent enzyme, protein MIIAAKKMFQVSEYFFSEKMKEINLLEKKGVKVINLGIGNPDLLPPKGVIHKMKKASELKHANTYQSYIGIEELRNAISDWYRKEYQVDVDPKSEVLPLMGSKEGIMHISMSYLDKGDQVLIPNPGYPTYSSISRLLEAEIIYYNLYEYENWSPNIHLLEKNNLSKIKIMWINYPHMPTGATISLENLEKIVFFAKKNRILLVHDNPYSFILNSERPLSIFNVKGSKDIALELNSLSKSYNMPGWRVGMIIGKKEFIKNILKVKSQMDSGMYYPIQIGAIEAMNHNSKWFQKLNREYIQRRKIIWEICDYLNLKYSKESSGIFVWARITGSEKNDRIWSDEFFNTHHIFITPGRVFGNNGKGYVRFSMCCPVKILEQAKNRIFS, encoded by the coding sequence ATGATTATAGCTGCAAAAAAAATGTTTCAAGTATCGGAATACTTTTTTTCCGAAAAAATGAAGGAAATTAATCTTCTTGAAAAAAAAGGTGTCAAAGTCATTAATTTAGGAATTGGAAATCCAGATCTACTTCCTCCAAAAGGAGTGATCCATAAAATGAAAAAAGCGTCAGAACTCAAGCATGCGAATACTTATCAAAGCTATATTGGAATAGAAGAATTACGTAATGCAATTTCTGATTGGTATAGAAAAGAATATCAAGTTGATGTAGATCCTAAAAGTGAGGTTTTGCCATTAATGGGTTCTAAGGAAGGAATTATGCATATAAGCATGTCTTATTTAGACAAAGGGGATCAAGTTTTAATTCCAAATCCTGGATATCCTACTTATTCATCTATATCAAGACTTTTGGAAGCAGAAATTATTTATTATAATCTTTATGAGTATGAAAATTGGTCTCCCAATATTCACTTGTTAGAAAAGAACAATCTTTCTAAAATCAAAATAATGTGGATCAATTATCCTCACATGCCTACGGGTGCAACAATTTCTTTGGAAAACTTAGAAAAAATTGTTTTTTTTGCGAAAAAAAACCGTATTTTACTCGTTCATGATAACCCTTATAGTTTTATATTAAATAGTGAACGTCCTTTAAGTATTTTTAATGTAAAAGGATCTAAAGATATAGCCTTAGAATTGAATTCGTTAAGCAAAAGTTACAATATGCCAGGATGGCGTGTAGGAATGATAATAGGAAAAAAAGAATTTATTAAGAATATACTAAAAGTAAAAAGTCAAATGGATTCTGGCATGTATTATCCCATACAAATTGGAGCTATAGAAGCTATGAATCATAATTCTAAGTGGTTTCAAAAACTGAATAGAGAATATATTCAACGCAGAAAAATAATATGGGAAATCTGTGATTATCTAAACTTGAAATATTCAAAAGAAAGTTCCGGAATATTTGTTTGGGCAAGAATAACCGGTTCAGAAAAAAATGATCGAATATGGTCCGATGAATTTTTCAATACTCATCACATATTTATTACACCTGGAAGAGTGTTTGGAAACAATGGGAAAGGATATGTAAGGTTTTCTATGTGTTGTCCCGTAAAAATTTTGGAACAAGCAAAAAATAGAATTTTTTCATGA
- a CDS encoding bifunctional 3-deoxy-7-phosphoheptulonate synthase/chorismate mutase type II: protein MEKLNNSIDRSWIDKFNQPLIISGPCSAESEQQILETANRLNPNYVQIFRAGIWKPRTKPNNFEGIGKKGLEWLHQVKKNTGLLVATEIANAEHVKLAISFDIDVLWIGARSTASPFTIQEIADALEGEKNKIILVKNPIHPDIELWIGALERLLGKGIKKLGVIHRGFYTYKNSKYRNQPNWNLLFNFRSLIPRIPIICDPSHICGNKEGIFDIAKKAYHFQSEGLMIESHCDPDHAWSDAQQQITPEKLLEMLKQLTNFKKFDQKSKRDLDSFRIVIDELDENIIALFSERMNISKKLGSLKKDSDIPVYQPDRWNDIMKKSLIFGRSLGISEELLEGVFKLLHQESIKIQNQIR, encoded by the coding sequence ATGGAAAAACTGAATAATAGTATAGACAGATCCTGGATTGATAAATTCAATCAACCTTTAATTATATCTGGTCCTTGTAGTGCAGAAAGTGAACAACAAATATTAGAAACAGCCAATCGATTAAATCCTAACTATGTTCAAATATTTCGGGCAGGAATATGGAAACCTAGGACAAAACCAAATAATTTTGAAGGAATTGGAAAAAAAGGACTTGAATGGCTTCATCAAGTTAAAAAAAATACGGGATTGTTGGTTGCAACAGAAATTGCTAATGCAGAACATGTTAAATTGGCTATTTCTTTTGATATTGATGTTCTTTGGATAGGTGCTAGAAGTACAGCCAGTCCTTTCACTATTCAAGAAATAGCTGACGCTCTAGAAGGAGAAAAGAATAAAATTATTTTGGTGAAAAACCCAATTCATCCTGATATAGAATTATGGATAGGAGCTTTAGAACGTTTATTGGGGAAAGGTATAAAAAAATTGGGAGTGATACACAGGGGTTTTTATACCTACAAAAATTCTAAATATCGTAATCAACCTAATTGGAATCTTTTGTTCAATTTTAGGAGTCTTATTCCTAGAATCCCCATTATATGTGATCCTTCACATATTTGTGGAAATAAAGAAGGAATTTTTGATATAGCAAAAAAAGCTTATCATTTTCAATCTGAAGGATTGATGATAGAAAGTCATTGTGATCCTGATCATGCTTGGAGTGATGCTCAACAACAAATTACTCCGGAAAAGCTTTTGGAAATGTTAAAACAATTAACAAATTTCAAAAAATTTGATCAAAAAAGTAAAAGGGATTTAGATTCTTTTAGAATTGTCATTGATGAACTAGATGAAAATATTATTGCGCTTTTCTCAGAAAGAATGAACATTTCAAAGAAATTAGGATCTTTAAAAAAAGACTCAGATATTCCTGTTTATCAACCAGATAGATGGAATGATATTATGAAGAAATCTCTTATCTTCGGAAGAAGTTTAGGAATTTCTGAAGAATTACTTGAAGGAGTTTTTAAACTTTTGCATCAAGAATCTATTAAAATTCAAAATCAAATCAGATAA
- a CDS encoding Nramp family divalent metal transporter yields the protein MFYYYAKKKSSTGWRNENKSPSLSEVFSSVSVPQQKGIWKKLFAFTGPGLLIAVGYMDPGNWATDIAGGAKFGYMLLSVIFISNFFAIILQHLALKLGIVCERDLAQACRDHYPPFISFILWFLCEIAIAACDLAEIIGSVLALKLLFCIPIPWGVLITAIDVLIILFFQYKGFRYIESVVAALIFTILVCFSFEIISSKPEIFSILKGIIPDPEIIKNSHSLYISIGILGATVMPHNLYLHSSIIQTRDYPRTTEGKKMAIKYATIDSTFSLSLAFFINAAILIISAATFHKAGHTEVADIMHAHKLLTPILGSSLAGIFFALALLASGQNSTLTGTLAGQIVMEGFLSIRLKPWIRRLITRLIAIVPAMIVSIVYGEKGTAELLIISQIILSIQLSFAIVPLVSFTGDSEKMGTFANGPILKISAWFITIIVIFLNLFLLYDVLL from the coding sequence ATGTTCTACTATTATGCCAAAAAAAAATCTTCTACAGGATGGAGGAATGAGAACAAGTCTCCTTCCCTTTCGGAAGTTTTTTCTTCCGTTTCTGTTCCTCAACAAAAAGGAATATGGAAAAAACTTTTTGCTTTTACTGGGCCAGGCCTATTGATCGCTGTCGGGTATATGGATCCAGGAAATTGGGCTACAGATATTGCTGGAGGGGCAAAATTTGGTTATATGCTTTTATCCGTTATTTTTATATCCAATTTTTTCGCCATTATTTTACAACATTTAGCTTTAAAATTAGGAATTGTTTGTGAGAGAGATTTAGCACAAGCTTGCAGAGATCATTATCCCCCTTTTATTAGTTTTATATTATGGTTCTTATGTGAAATAGCCATTGCGGCTTGTGACTTAGCTGAAATTATTGGTTCTGTGTTAGCCTTAAAACTCCTTTTTTGCATTCCTATTCCATGGGGTGTATTGATTACAGCTATTGATGTTTTAATCATTTTATTTTTTCAATATAAAGGTTTTAGATACATTGAAAGTGTGGTAGCCGCCTTAATATTTACAATTTTAGTTTGTTTTAGTTTTGAAATTATTAGTTCAAAACCGGAAATTTTTTCTATTTTAAAAGGCATTATTCCTGATCCAGAAATAATTAAAAATTCACATTCTCTTTATATATCTATCGGAATATTAGGAGCTACCGTAATGCCTCACAATCTTTATCTTCACTCAAGCATCATACAAACTAGAGATTACCCCCGCACTACGGAAGGAAAAAAAATGGCTATAAAATATGCAACCATAGATAGCACCTTCTCTTTATCCTTAGCTTTTTTTATCAATGCGGCCATACTTATTATATCTGCAGCCACTTTTCACAAAGCTGGACATACAGAAGTAGCAGATATCATGCATGCACACAAACTTTTAACTCCTATACTTGGTTCTAGCTTAGCTGGAATTTTTTTTGCATTAGCTTTGCTAGCATCAGGACAAAATTCCACCCTCACTGGAACTTTAGCTGGACAAATAGTCATGGAAGGATTTCTGAGTATAAGATTAAAACCTTGGATAAGAAGATTAATAACAAGACTGATAGCTATTGTTCCAGCTATGATTGTTTCTATTGTTTATGGAGAAAAAGGAACAGCTGAATTATTAATAATTAGTCAAATAATTTTATCTATACAATTAAGTTTCGCTATTGTTCCATTGGTTTCTTTCACAGGAGATTCTGAAAAAATGGGAACATTTGCAAATGGACCTATTTTAAAAATATCAGCTTGGTTTATCACTATCATAGTTATATTCCTAAATTTATTTTTATTATATGACGTTTTACTTTAA
- a CDS encoding prephenate dehydrogenase: MNIGIIGLGLIGGSIGLGLKKSNFGDKIIGTDSNQENASHAVKLGIVDEIISLQDLIMQSSVIILSIPVDGIEKILPIILNKISKDTVILDTGSTKYDICNRVSSHPKRSRFVATHPIAGIENSGPISAHSDLFYKKNCIICDSERSDPDAMSIAKKIYSLMEMRMIYISSKEHDLYIAYISHLPHVVSFALASTVLKKFKNEEKIFHNMMGSGLDSTTRLAKSKPETWLPIFISNRENLIQSIDFYIDYLEIFRNHLINKEFHKIDQYMKKANDIKDKKYV; this comes from the coding sequence ATGAATATTGGAATAATAGGATTAGGGTTAATAGGTGGATCCATTGGTTTGGGATTGAAAAAATCCAATTTTGGAGATAAAATTATAGGAACAGATTCAAATCAGGAGAACGCTTCACATGCTGTGAAACTTGGAATTGTAGACGAAATAATTTCTTTGCAGGATCTCATTATGCAATCTTCAGTAATTATTTTATCTATTCCCGTAGATGGAATAGAAAAAATACTTCCAATTATTCTGAATAAAATCAGTAAGGATACAGTGATTTTAGATACTGGATCTACTAAATATGATATTTGTAATCGGGTTTCTTCTCATCCGAAAAGAAGTCGATTTGTAGCGACACATCCTATTGCAGGAATTGAAAATTCTGGACCTATTTCAGCTCATTCAGATCTTTTTTATAAAAAAAATTGCATTATTTGTGATTCGGAACGGAGTGATCCAGATGCAATGTCTATTGCAAAAAAAATCTATTCTCTTATGGAAATGCGGATGATTTATATTTCCTCTAAAGAACATGATTTATATATTGCTTATATATCTCATTTACCTCATGTAGTTTCCTTTGCTTTAGCTAGTACAGTTTTAAAAAAATTTAAGAATGAAGAAAAAATTTTTCATAATATGATGGGAAGTGGATTAGATTCAACGACACGTTTAGCGAAAAGTAAGCCTGAAACGTGGTTACCTATTTTTATTTCTAATAGAGAGAATCTGATTCAATCTATAGATTTTTATATTGATTATTTAGAAATATTTCGTAATCATTTAATAAATAAAGAATTTCATAAGATCGATCAATACATGAAAAAGGCGAACGATATAAAAGATAAAAAATATGTGTAA
- a CDS encoding SDR family oxidoreductase, whose translation MSYNLLKGKKGIIFGALDENSIAWKVAERAYEEKASFVLTNTPASLRIGKIHELSHKTKSMVIPADATSISDLNILFEKTLGHFGGKIDFLLHSIAMSMNIRKGLTYPSLNYEFLRKGWEISAVSYHKMMQTAWKKKAMNKWGSIVALTYIASQRSFPYYGDMSDYKSYLESVTRNFGYYWGIKEKVRVNTVSQSPSPTRAAKAIKGFDKFFLFSEKISPLGNASTQDCANYIITLFSDLTRKVTMQNLYHDGGFSNTGISEAMIL comes from the coding sequence ATGTCTTACAATCTATTGAAAGGAAAAAAAGGAATTATATTTGGAGCCTTGGATGAAAATTCTATTGCTTGGAAGGTAGCAGAACGTGCTTATGAAGAAAAAGCATCTTTCGTATTAACTAATACACCAGCTTCTTTAAGAATTGGTAAAATTCATGAATTATCTCACAAAACAAAATCTATGGTAATTCCAGCAGATGCCACTTCTATATCAGATCTTAATATTTTGTTTGAAAAAACATTAGGTCATTTTGGAGGAAAAATAGATTTTTTATTGCATTCTATAGCTATGTCTATGAACATCCGAAAAGGATTGACTTATCCCTCTCTCAATTATGAATTTTTAAGAAAAGGATGGGAAATATCTGCCGTATCTTATCATAAGATGATGCAAACAGCTTGGAAAAAAAAAGCGATGAATAAGTGGGGTTCTATTGTAGCTCTAACATATATTGCTTCTCAAAGAAGTTTTCCATATTATGGAGATATGTCTGACTATAAATCTTATTTAGAAAGTGTTACACGTAATTTTGGTTATTATTGGGGTATCAAAGAGAAGGTAAGGGTTAATACTGTATCACAGTCTCCTAGTCCCACTAGAGCAGCAAAAGCCATCAAAGGTTTTGATAAATTTTTTCTTTTTTCAGAAAAAATATCTCCATTAGGAAATGCTTCCACACAAGATTGTGCCAACTATATAATTACACTTTTTTCAGATTTAACAAGAAAAGTAACAATGCAAAACTTGTATCATGATGGAGGGTTTTCTAATACTGGAATTAGTGAAGCTATGATTTTATAA
- a CDS encoding prephenate dehydratase, which produces MKKIAIQGVKGCFHHAAVSRYFEGCNYKLMECSSFREVAVSVAKSNVDIGVMAIENTIAGTILTNYSLLSEYNLKIVGEIYIPIQHHLMAYPGQKIEDIKEIYSHSMAILQCELFIDAHPFIKISEYSDTAAAAKYISICKKKGLAAIASENAAKEYGLEIISKNIQTITRNFTRFFIIKNCYKQENASFNKASLRFKILHTTGSLSQILSLISSLGINMTKIQSIPIIQRPWEYSFYVDIIFNNIKSYEKMKKCIQKIPCLHKWSIMGEYQNGRIRS; this is translated from the coding sequence ATGAAAAAAATAGCTATACAAGGGGTAAAAGGGTGTTTTCATCATGCAGCCGTTTCCAGATATTTTGAAGGATGTAATTATAAATTGATGGAATGTTCTTCTTTTAGAGAAGTAGCTGTTTCCGTTGCTAAATCCAATGTAGATATTGGAGTTATGGCTATAGAAAATACCATAGCGGGTACAATATTGACCAATTACAGTCTTTTATCTGAATACAATTTGAAAATAGTAGGAGAGATATATATCCCCATACAACATCATTTAATGGCTTATCCAGGGCAAAAAATAGAAGATATTAAAGAAATCTATTCTCATTCAATGGCTATTTTGCAATGTGAATTATTCATAGATGCTCATCCTTTTATAAAAATATCTGAATACTCAGATACAGCGGCTGCCGCTAAATATATTTCTATATGCAAAAAAAAAGGATTAGCTGCCATCGCGTCTGAAAATGCGGCTAAAGAATATGGTTTAGAAATCATTTCCAAAAATATACAAACTATTACAAGGAATTTTACGAGATTTTTTATCATTAAAAATTGTTATAAACAAGAGAATGCTTCCTTTAATAAAGCTTCACTAAGATTCAAAATTTTACATACTACTGGAAGTTTATCTCAGATTTTAAGTCTTATATCTAGTCTTGGAATCAATATGACTAAAATACAATCCATTCCTATAATACAAAGACCTTGGGAGTATTCCTTTTATGTCGATATTATATTCAATAATATAAAATCTTATGAAAAAATGAAAAAATGCATCCAAAAAATTCCCTGTCTTCATAAATGGTCTATTATGGGAGAATATCAAAATGGTAGAATTAGATCCTAA
- the metK gene encoding methionine adenosyltransferase: MAYLFTSESVSEGHPDKISDQISDSILDHFLAYDPDAKVAIETLVTTGQIILAGEVNSKTWVNVRKIARNILRKIGYTKNEYRFHADSCGIISSIQEQSLDLLEGIQRSKKEYQGSGDQGIVFGYAVKETENYMPLTLEISHHILRELSSIRNEGEKMTYLRPDAKSQVTLEYSDTNVPMHIHAIVISTQHDEFDTKERMHKRIVQDIINILIPRVKNNIRLKNIKKLFTNKTKYYINSTGKFVRGGPHGDTGLTGRKIIVDTYGGRGSHGGGAFSGKDPSKMDRSGAYAARHIAKNLVAAGISDELLIQISYAAGISEPIGIFVNTYGKSKIDNEKIASNINQIFDLRPYAIEKRLKLRQPMYEETSVYGHMGKIPKKVYKSFLDIEGNQKKQEVELFTWEKLDYLPVIKDIFNMNMKFKK; encoded by the coding sequence ATGGCTTATTTATTTACCAGTGAATCTGTTTCAGAAGGTCATCCTGATAAAATTTCAGACCAAATATCGGACTCTATATTAGATCATTTTCTAGCGTATGACCCAGATGCGAAAGTAGCTATAGAGACTTTAGTGACTACGGGACAAATTATATTAGCTGGAGAAGTCAATTCTAAAACTTGGGTGAATGTTAGAAAAATAGCTCGTAATATACTTAGAAAAATAGGATATACTAAAAATGAATATAGATTTCATGCAGATTCTTGTGGAATCATTTCTTCTATTCAGGAACAATCTTTGGATTTATTAGAGGGAATTCAACGATCAAAAAAAGAATATCAAGGATCTGGAGATCAAGGAATAGTATTTGGTTATGCAGTGAAAGAAACGGAAAATTATATGCCTTTAACATTGGAAATCTCACATCATATATTAAGGGAACTTTCATCGATTAGAAATGAAGGAGAAAAAATGACTTATTTGCGTCCAGATGCAAAATCGCAAGTCACTTTGGAATATTCAGATACAAATGTACCAATGCATATTCACGCTATCGTGATTTCAACTCAGCATGATGAATTTGATACGAAAGAAAGAATGCATAAACGTATCGTACAGGATATTATAAACATTTTGATTCCAAGAGTGAAAAATAATATTCGGTTAAAAAATATAAAAAAATTATTTACAAATAAAACAAAATATTACATTAATTCTACAGGAAAATTTGTTAGGGGAGGCCCTCATGGAGACACGGGATTGACCGGAAGAAAAATTATAGTGGATACTTATGGAGGAAGAGGATCTCATGGAGGAGGAGCTTTTTCCGGAAAAGATCCATCTAAGATGGATAGGTCTGGAGCTTATGCCGCTAGACATATAGCTAAAAATCTTGTTGCCGCAGGAATTTCAGATGAATTACTAATACAAATATCCTATGCCGCAGGAATTTCAGAACCGATTGGTATCTTTGTAAATACCTATGGGAAATCAAAGATAGATAATGAAAAAATCGCGTCGAATATAAATCAAATTTTTGATTTACGTCCTTATGCTATAGAAAAAAGATTAAAATTGCGTCAACCAATGTATGAAGAAACATCTGTGTATGGACATATGGGAAAAATTCCGAAAAAAGTGTATAAGTCTTTTTTGGATATAGAAGGAAATCAAAAAAAACAAGAAGTAGAACTTTTTACATGGGAAAAGCTGGACTATTTACCTGTCATAAAGGACATTTTTAATATGAATATGAAATTCAAAAAATAG
- the rpe gene encoding ribulose-phosphate 3-epimerase, whose product MKKIIAPSLLSANLAFLHRDIKMLNESEADWFHIDIMDSSFVSNISFGSLFTKYVKKYANKPMDVHLMILEPERYIKKFKNCGSDHLHIHYEACIHLNKTIFSIKKYGMKVGVAVNPHTPVFLLQDIIKDIDFVLLMSVNPGSSGQKFINQTYQKLEDTKNLILKKDSSALIEVDGGINLENASLLFKNGADILVSGTTIFSNSNPKEIIHRMKFCNNDLS is encoded by the coding sequence ATGAAAAAAATTATAGCTCCATCCTTACTTTCAGCTAATTTAGCATTTTTACATCGTGATATAAAAATGCTGAATGAAAGTGAAGCAGATTGGTTCCATATTGATATTATGGATTCCTCTTTTGTTTCTAATATTTCTTTTGGATCTTTGTTTACTAAATATGTAAAAAAATACGCTAATAAACCTATGGATGTTCATTTAATGATTTTAGAACCAGAACGATATATAAAAAAATTTAAGAATTGCGGATCCGATCATTTACATATTCATTATGAAGCTTGTATTCACTTAAATAAAACTATTTTTTCTATTAAAAAATATGGAATGAAGGTAGGTGTAGCAGTCAATCCGCATACTCCAGTTTTTCTTTTGCAAGATATTATTAAAGATATAGATTTTGTTTTATTGATGAGTGTGAATCCTGGTTCTAGCGGACAAAAGTTTATTAACCAAACATATCAAAAATTAGAAGACACTAAAAATTTAATATTAAAAAAAGATTCTTCTGCTCTCATAGAAGTCGATGGAGGAATTAATTTAGAAAATGCGTCCTTATTATTCAAAAATGGAGCTGATATATTAGTATCAGGAACTACGATTTTTTCTAATTCTAATCCAAAAGAAATTATTCATAGAATGAAATTTTGTAATAATGATTTATCATGA
- the dnaG gene encoding DNA primase: MICKETIKKILSVSCIEDVIGDFVELKKSGLNYRGLSPFSNEKTPSFIVSPTKKIWKDFSSGKGGNIITFLMEHEHFTYVESLRYLAKRYHIKIQYTEEFSKIDHEEYEKLYFIQDYAKRFFINQLFCTKEGQKNGFNYLIQKRGFNMKIIHKFELGYAPLSWSFFTKKALEKGFKIQDLKKSGFTIYRKYSNNFFDCFRKRVMFPIHNLSGRVIGFGGRNIDSSSSYSTKYINSSESDIFQKSKILYGLFQAKKNILKEDLCYLVEGYTDVLSLHQSGIKNVVSSSGISLTVDQILLIKKFTKNIVLFYDGDRSGIKASLRGINMILEQGINLRILFISNGEDPDSLSKKYSISQLKDFLAKNSYNFISFKQKIYGKFHQDDPIKKSFFVLNILNSISKISNVLQKELYLQEASKMLQIRQKILINELERINKKNGQKLRTVQAIQAGGNNQNTNTLLFIEKELIQLILNHGNKIIKKEKCNTTVLEEILYAFKYWNLRFSLNKNQEIFDKICLQNKKIGHYKLNNTEFSDKENPKFYSLSKWDKKGIKVSSFDDHIDQYITDILLRYRVLYISKLIKKEIIHITKDDDRLKKIMDLTNVKNEIHKKLHRYV, encoded by the coding sequence ATGATTTGTAAAGAAACTATAAAAAAAATTCTTTCTGTTTCTTGCATAGAAGATGTGATTGGAGATTTTGTAGAGTTAAAAAAAAGTGGTTTAAATTATAGAGGACTTAGTCCTTTCTCTAATGAAAAAACACCTTCTTTTATAGTTTCTCCTACAAAAAAAATATGGAAAGATTTCAGTTCTGGAAAAGGGGGAAATATTATAACTTTTCTTATGGAACATGAACATTTTACTTATGTAGAATCATTACGTTATCTTGCTAAAAGATATCATATTAAAATTCAATATACAGAAGAATTTAGTAAAATCGACCATGAAGAATATGAAAAATTATACTTTATACAAGATTATGCAAAACGTTTTTTCATAAATCAATTGTTTTGTACTAAAGAGGGACAGAAAAATGGATTCAATTATTTAATTCAAAAAAGAGGCTTTAATATGAAAATAATTCATAAATTTGAATTAGGTTACGCTCCACTTTCTTGGAGTTTTTTTACTAAAAAAGCCTTAGAAAAAGGATTTAAAATACAGGATCTAAAAAAATCTGGTTTTACTATTTATAGGAAATATTCTAATAATTTTTTTGATTGTTTTCGTAAACGTGTAATGTTTCCAATACATAATTTATCAGGAAGGGTGATAGGTTTTGGTGGTAGGAATATTGATTCTAGTTCTTCATATTCTACCAAATATATCAATTCATCTGAAAGTGATATTTTTCAAAAAAGTAAAATTCTATATGGTTTATTTCAAGCTAAAAAAAACATTCTCAAAGAAGATCTTTGTTATTTGGTGGAAGGATATACAGATGTTCTTTCTTTACATCAATCCGGAATCAAGAATGTGGTTTCTTCTTCCGGAATTTCATTGACTGTCGATCAAATACTATTGATCAAAAAATTTACAAAAAATATTGTTCTTTTTTATGATGGAGATCGTTCTGGAATTAAAGCCTCTTTAAGAGGAATTAATATGATATTGGAACAAGGAATAAATTTACGTATATTATTCATTTCTAACGGAGAAGATCCAGATTCTCTATCTAAAAAGTATTCTATCTCTCAACTCAAAGATTTTTTAGCGAAAAATAGTTATAATTTCATTTCTTTCAAACAAAAAATATATGGAAAATTTCATCAAGATGATCCCATTAAAAAATCATTTTTTGTTTTAAACATTTTGAATAGTATTTCAAAAATATCCAATGTTCTTCAAAAAGAATTATACTTGCAAGAAGCATCCAAAATGTTACAAATTCGTCAAAAAATTCTAATTAATGAATTGGAAAGAATCAACAAAAAAAATGGACAAAAACTTCGTACGGTTCAAGCAATTCAGGCGGGAGGAAATAACCAAAACACTAACACTCTTCTTTTTATTGAAAAAGAATTGATTCAATTGATTTTAAATCATGGAAATAAAATAATCAAAAAAGAAAAATGCAATACAACAGTTTTAGAAGAGATATTATATGCTTTCAAATATTGGAATTTACGTTTTTCTTTGAATAAGAACCAAGAAATATTTGATAAAATTTGTTTACAAAATAAAAAAATAGGTCATTACAAGTTGAATAATACAGAATTTTCTGATAAAGAAAATCCAAAATTTTATTCATTATCTAAATGGGATAAAAAAGGAATCAAAGTTTCATCTTTCGATGATCACATAGATCAATATATAACGGATATTTTATTGAGATATAGGGTTTTATATATTTCAAAATTGATAAAAAAAGAAATCATTCATATCACAAAAGATGATGATAGATTAAAAAAAATCATGGATTTAACAAATGTTAAAAATGAAATTCATAAAAAGTTACATAGATATGTGTGA
- a CDS encoding peroxiredoxin — translation MKTLISKKAPNFTASAVLNGKNIVQNFTLEQFYGKKYVLLFFYPKDFTFVCPTEIYAFQEKIKDFETRNVQIIAVSTDTEQSHWAWLQMPKEKGGIYGVTYPIVSDINKTISHNYGVLSGDWILDSNEGLKATGELIAYRGLFLIDKEGIIRHILINDFPLGRNVHEAIRMVDSLQYYEKSGEVCPANWTIGKKAMKASHSGIVDYFSS, via the coding sequence ATGAAGACATTAATTTCAAAAAAAGCGCCTAATTTTACGGCAAGTGCGGTATTAAATGGAAAAAATATTGTACAAAATTTTACTTTAGAACAATTTTATGGAAAAAAGTATGTTTTACTTTTTTTCTATCCTAAAGATTTTACTTTTGTTTGTCCCACAGAAATTTATGCATTTCAAGAAAAAATAAAAGATTTTGAGACTAGAAATGTACAAATCATTGCTGTATCTACGGATACAGAACAATCTCATTGGGCTTGGTTACAGATGCCAAAAGAAAAAGGTGGAATATATGGGGTCACCTACCCTATTGTTTCTGATATTAATAAAACCATATCTCATAATTATGGAGTTTTGTCTGGAGATTGGATTTTAGATTCTAATGAAGGATTGAAAGCAACGGGAGAACTTATTGCTTACAGAGGTTTATTTTTAATAGATAAAGAAGGTATTATACGACATATTTTAATTAATGATTTTCCTTTAGGTAGAAATGTACATGAAGCTATTCGTATGGTAGATTCTCTTCAATATTATGAAAAAAGTGGAGAAGTGTGCCCAGCTAATTGGACAATTGGAAAAAAAGCCATGAAGGCTAGTCATAGTGGAATTGTAGATTATTTTTCATCTTAA